The Amphiprion ocellaris isolate individual 3 ecotype Okinawa chromosome 6, ASM2253959v1, whole genome shotgun sequence genome contains a region encoding:
- the tfip11 gene encoding tuftelin-interacting protein 11, protein MSMSHLYGRRDEEEEGVEVESFEVTEWDLANEFNPDRRRHRQTKEQATYGIWADRDSDDDERPSFGGKRSKDYSAPVNFVSAGLRKTAAEEKQQQKGEGGSDDSDDDSPAALPPPRGTAPKKLQMGNFRGNQSQRFAGGIQSGQGIGSWEKHTKGIGQKLLQKMGYQPGKGLGKNAQGIVNPIEAKVRKGKGAVGAYGNERTQQSLQDFPVVDSDEEEEKEFQKELGQWRKDPAGSAGKKKPKYSYRTADELKAKGKVAGQSTAASAGELAQVKVIDMTGREQKVYYSYSQMSNKHSVPDEGPPSMSTRDQKGSGFALPELEHNLQLLIDLTEQDILQSARRLQHEKDVVVSLSHESRALQTRLDSEQDAIQRMEAVLALVERFPSGETAPGEGPTLQECARIFETLQTDYYEEYKTIGLADLAVAVIHPLLKEKLCSWDPLKDSSSCLEDIGQWRAILESRDLHSSGPDSNMDPYHRLLWEVWIPVMRTCVSGWQPRMVGPMVDCVEVWAPLLPLWILDHMLEQLILPRLQREVDNWNPLTDTVPIHSWVHPWLPLLQTRLEPLYPPIRSKLSNALQRWHPSDTSARLILQPWKDVFTPGAWEAFMVKNIIPKLALCLEELVINPHQQQMEPFHWVMDWEGMLSPSSLVSLLDKNFFTKWLQVLCSWLSNSPNYEEITKWYLGWKSMFSDVLLAQPLIKEKFNEALDIMNRAVSSGMGGYMQPGARENIAYLTQTERRKDFQYEAMQERRDAESVAHRGISAGVPTNFKDLIQTKAEENNIVFMPLVAKRHEGKQLYTFGRIIIYIDRGVVFVQGEKTWVPTSLQSLIDMAK, encoded by the exons ATGTCCATGTCCCACCTGTATGGGcggagagatgaggaggaggaaggtgtgGAGGTTGAGAGCTTCGAGGTGACAGAATGGGATTTGGCCAATGAGTTCAACCCGGACCGCcgcagacacagacagaccaaGGAGCAGGCTACCTATGGTATCTGGGCTGACCGGGATTCAGACGACGATGAGAGGCCGAGCTTTGGTGGCAAGAG ATCTAAAGACTACAGTGCTCCAGTGAACTTTGTGAGTGCTGGTCTGCGTAAGACTGCAGCTgaggagaaacagcagcaaaaaggagaaggaggctCCGATGACTCTGATGACGATTCCCCTGCAGCGCTTCCCCCTCCTCGTGGCACTGCACCCAAAAAACTACAGATG GGCAATTTCCGTGGGAATCAGTCGCAGAGGTTTGCAGGTGGCATACAGTCCGGACAAGGCATTGGTAGCTGGGAGAAACACACAAAGGGAATTGGACAGAAACTTCTGCAGAAAATGGGTTACCAACCAGGAAAAGGCCTGGGAAAGAATGCTCAAG GTATTGTAAACCCTATTGAGGCAAAGGTTCGCAAAGGAAAGGGAGCAGTTGGTGCTTATGGCAATGAACGAACCCAGCAGAGTCTTCAAGACTTTCCTGTGGTCGactcagatgaagaggaggaaaag GAGTTTCAGAAGGAGCTAGGTCAGTGGCGTAAGGATCCTGCAGGGTCTGCTGGAAAGAAGAAACCAAAGTACTCCTACAGAACTGCAGATGAACTGAAGGCTAAAGGCAAAGTGGCCGGACAGAGTACAGCAGCGTCTGCAGGAGAGCTGGCACAAGTCAAG GTAATTGATATGACTGGAAGAGAGCAAAAGGTATATTACAGTTACAGTCAGATGTCCAACAAGCACAGCGTTCCTGATGAAGGTCCACCAAGTATGTCCACTCGGGATCAGAAGGGATCTGGCTTTGCTCTCCCTGAGCTTGAACAtaacctgcagctgctgatagACCTCACAGAACAGGACATATTACAG TCTGCCAGGCGTCTGCAGCATGAAAAAGATGTAGTTGTGTCTCTGAGCCACGAGTCACGGGCATTGCAGACCAGACTGGATTCAGAGCAAGATGCCATCCAAAGAATGGAAGCTGTGCTGGCATTGGTGGAACGTTTTCCTTCTGGGGAGACAGCACCAGGGGAGGGACCCACCCTGCAG GAGTGTGCTCGGATCTTTGAGACCTTACAAACTGATTATTACGAAGAATACAAGACAATAGGACTGGCAGACCTGGCTGTAGCTGTTATTCATCCGTTACTCAAAGAGAAACTGTGTTCCTGGGACCCTCTGAAG GACAGCTCTTCTTGTCTGGAAGACATCGGTCAGTGGAGAGCAATCCTAGAATCCCGAGACCTCCACTCCAGTGGCCCAGATTCAAATATGGATCCTTACCACAG ACTGTTATGGGAAGTGTGGATCCCAGTGATGCGGACTTGTGTGTCGGGCTGGCAGCCTCGTATGGTCGGGCCAATGGTGGACTGTGTGGAAGTGTGGGCTCCTCTTTTGCCGCTCTGGATCCTGGATCACATGTTGGAACAGCTGATCTTACCGAGACTACAGCGAGAG GTGGATAACTGGAACCCTTTAACGGACACAGTGCCCATCCACTCCTGGGTCCACCCTTGGCTGCCTCTGCTCCAAACACGTCTCGAGCCTCTTTACCCACCAATTAGGAGCAAACTGTCCAATGCCTTGCAGCGCTGGCATCCTAGCGACACCTCAGCTCGCCTCATTCTCCAGCCGTGGAAAGATGTTTTTACACCAGGCGCGTGGGAGGCGTTCATGGTGAAAAACATCATCCCTAAACTAG CTTTGTGTCTGGAAGAGCTGGTTATCAACCCtcaccagcagcagatggagccatttCACTGGGTGATGGACTGGGAGGGCATGTTGTCCCCCTCCAGCCTTGTGTCCCTGCTGGACAAAAACTTCTTTACAAAGTGGTTGCAG GTCCTGTGTTCATGGCTGAGCAACAGTCCTAACTATGAGGAAATCACTAAGTGGTACCTCGGTTGGAAAAGCATGTTTAGTGACGTCTTGTTGGCCCAGCCCCTCATTAAAGAGAAATTCAATGAAGCACTGGACATCATGAACCGTGCAGTATCTTCAGGCATGG GTGGATATATGCAGCCTGGTGCAAGAGAGAATATTGCATAtctcacacagacagagagacggaAGGACTTCCAGTACGAAGCAATGCAGGAGCGCAGGGATGCTGAGAGCGTGGCCCACAGGGGCATCAGCGCTGGTGTGCCAACCAACTTTAAAGATCTAATCCAGACAAAGGCAGAGGAGAACAACATTGTCTTCATGCCCTTAGTGGCCAAACGGCACGAGGGAAAACAACTGTACACATTCGGTCGTATTATTATCTACATAGACAGAGGGGTTGTGTTTGTGCAAGGAGAAAAGACTTGGGTGCCCACATCTTTGCAGAGTCTGATAGATATGGCAAAGTAA